AATTCATTGGTGATGCCATGCACGTTAATGGCTTCTTTTTCGACCTCTCGTTCTGGATGAATATACTGATGATAGTAGCTACCGGTAACGCGGCGATCAATCACTTCCACCGCACCAATTTCAATAATGCGGTGGCCTTTTTTAGGGTCGATACCGGTGGTTTCTGTGTCGAGGATAATCTGGCGCATAGGGGTTTCCAAATCGAGTAAAATAACGCTAATTTTAGCACGCTTACTTTAATTATTTTGGATACAAAGGAATCAATATGCGAATCAAAAATGGCGCGAAAGTCACATTTCATTATGAATTACGGGACGAAAAAGGGGAGTTATTAGACTCAACCTTTGAAGTGGAACCAGTGGTTTACATCCATGGCGAAGAAGAAATTATTGAAGGTTTAGAGGACTTTATGGATGGCGAGGAGCCGGGTTTTGTCGGCAAAACGACCATTGAACCAGAGCTGGCTTATGGCACTGGCCGGGATGATTTAATTGTTATTGCTGGGCCTGAAAATTTTGATGATACAGTAGAGTTGGTTGAAGGGAGCGTGGTGCAGACCGAAGATCCTGACGGTGAAATTGTTAACTTCCGTATTACCAAAATTTCTGGCGATAAGGTGTTTTTAGATGGGAATCACCCTTTGGCTGGCAAGCGCCTAAATTACAAGGTTGAAGTCGTTTCAGTAGAATAGGAGTCGGTATGTTTCAGATTCAAGATATGGATCCGAAGGTCTATCGGACCAACACCCGTAATGCGACTATTCGGATAATGGCGTTATTTATTGTGGTCGGATTTAGCACCTCCTACGGGTTTTACAGTTTATTTGATAATCCGCACAACCCATTAACCCTGCAAATTATCGGCGCATTAATCGGCTTGGCATTGGTGTTTTGGATTACTGCTAAGTTTTTTAAAGACAAGCCGTGGATGGCTGAAGCCATGTATGGCTGGCAGCTAAAACGTAGCTTAATGCACATTACCAATGCGATGCGTCAACTCCAAGAGAAGGTGGAAGCGGGTGATGTAGAAGCCATGAAAATCCTGCGTTTTTATCATCTAGGGGTGACCCAAATGTATACGCTGGAGCAAAACACCAGTGGGTTGATTGATCTTAAAGCTGAAAAAGAGCAGTTAGCAGGCAAAATGCAAGAACTGGGCTTGGATACCGAACAAACAACTTTTGAGCTGGCCAAACTTAAAGCCGTGGTGGGCGAATCTAAATCAATTAATGACTAATTCCAAGCACCTTAACAGCTGCTAACCCATCGGTCAGTGGTTGCCCAAATTTATAATTCATGATGAGACCCTCAAAAATTCCATGTCCTCATTTCCTATAAACCCAGCCGAGCTTTATTCATTGATTGCGCAAGCGCAAAGCCGTGATCAATTTCGTTTAAAACGCGACTTGCAACAACTCGACTTGCAAAAACGCGACTTGGCGAATGACCAGGCCTGGCTGGCTTGGTGTGAGCGTTTGCAAAGGTCTTTAGATAAGGTGCAAGCACGCAAAGCCTTGGTGCCGACCATTGATTACGATTCCGCCTTGCCAGTAGTGGGGCGACGTGATGAGCTGTTGCAGCTGATCAAAAATCACCAAGTGGTGGTGATTGCCGGCGAAACCGGCTCGGGCAAAACCACTCAAATCCCCAAATTGTGTTTAGAAGCCGGACGCGGTGTGATGGGGCGTATTGGTTGTACCCAGCCACGACGTTTAGCCGCGCGTAGTGTGGCGGAACGTTTAGCCGAAGAATTGGGTTCGAGTCTGGGTGAGTTGGTGGGTTACCAAGTGCGTTTTCACGATCAGGTACATGAAACCAGTTTAATCAAGGTGATGACGGACGGGATTTTGTTGGCAGAAATCCAAAACGACCGTTTTCTCAGTCAATACGACACGATTATTATTGACGAAGCCCACGAGCGCAGCGTCAATATTGATTTCTTGCTAGGCATACTGAAACAGCTTTTGCCTAAGCGCCCAGATCTTAAAGTCATTATCACCTCGGCAACCATAGATACCCAGCGCTTTGCCGAACATTTTAAACAACCGGGTCAGCCCGGCCAACCTAGTCTTGCGGTACCGATTGTTGAAGTTTCCGGCCGTACCTATCCGGTCGAGGTGCGTTATCGTCCGTTGGGTCAGGTGGCAATGGATGATGGCACGGTCATCGAACAGGATTTAACCAATGGCATTATCGAAGCGTTGGATGAATTGGCAGCGCACGATCCGTTTGGCGATGTGTTGGTGTTTCAAATCGGTGAGCGTGATATTAAAGAAACCGCCGAGGCACTGCGCAAGCAAAATCTAAAAAATACCGACGTGATTCCGCTCTATGCGCGCTTGTCGATGGCCGAGCAAAACAAGGTGTTTCAAACTTCGCCCAAACGCCGCATTATTCTTTCAACTAACGTGGCCGAAACCTCTTTAACCGTGCCGGGCATTCGTTATGTGATTGACCCAGGCCTGGTTCGCATTAGCCGTTATAGCGTGCGCTCGAAAGTGCAACGGTTGCCGATTGAACGGATTTCTCAAGCCTCGGCCAATCAGCGCAAAGGGCGTTGTGGCCGTGTCGCCGATGGTATTTGCATTAGGTTATATT
This Thiomicrospira cyclica ALM1 DNA region includes the following protein-coding sequences:
- a CDS encoding FKBP-type peptidyl-prolyl cis-trans isomerase, with amino-acid sequence MRIKNGAKVTFHYELRDEKGELLDSTFEVEPVVYIHGEEEIIEGLEDFMDGEEPGFVGKTTIEPELAYGTGRDDLIVIAGPENFDDTVELVEGSVVQTEDPDGEIVNFRITKISGDKVFLDGNHPLAGKRLNYKVEVVSVE
- a CDS encoding DUF3087 domain-containing protein is translated as MFQIQDMDPKVYRTNTRNATIRIMALFIVVGFSTSYGFYSLFDNPHNPLTLQIIGALIGLALVFWITAKFFKDKPWMAEAMYGWQLKRSLMHITNAMRQLQEKVEAGDVEAMKILRFYHLGVTQMYTLEQNTSGLIDLKAEKEQLAGKMQELGLDTEQTTFELAKLKAVVGESKSIND